The following is a genomic window from Citrifermentans bemidjiense Bem.
GCCGAGGCGTTCCAGTTCCCGGAGTACGATCCCTTTGCGACCGTGGCCGAGGCGGTGTTGGAGCGGGAAGCCCCGGCCGTAGCCGCTCCGGTAGCCGAGCCCGCCAAAGTACCGCAGAGTGCAGCTCCCGTCGCTGCCGCTGCAGCCGCTCCGGCTGCTCCTGCGGAACTGAGCGAGGAGCAGTTGGTGGCCGCTCTCTCCAAGGTTTCCAGAGAGGTCATCGAGAGGATCGTCTGGGAGGTGGTTCCCGACCTGGCCGAGGTGCTCATCAAGGAAGAGATCAGGAAATTGAGGTCGGGCGAGCGCGGCTGATCCAGCCCGTCCCGGCATCCGCTTACGAATCAGGGGATTTCACGATCCCCTTTTTTCATACTTTAGATACCGAAGAGGTCGATTAGATGGCAAACAAAGAGCTGGAAAAGGTTTACGAGCCGAAAAGCGTCGAGGAGCGTTGGTACCAGCAGTGGGAGCAGAAGGGTTACTTCCACGCGAACGTCCCCTCCGACAAGCCTGGCTACAGCATCGTGATCCCCCCCCCGAACATCACCGGCGTGTTGCATATGGGGCACGCGCTCAACAATACGCTGCAGGATATCCTGTGCCGCTGGAAACGTATGGCCGGTTACAACGTCCTCTGGATGCCGGGGACCGACCATGCCGGCATCGCGACGCAAAACGTGGTTGAGCGCCAGCTGGCGGCCGAGGGGAAGGACCGTTTCGAGTTGGGACGCGAGGCGTTCATCGAGCGGGTCTGGCAGTGGAAGGGCGAATCCGGCGGGCAGATCATCGGCCAGCTGAAGCGCCTGGGCGCCTCCTGCGACTGGGAGCGCGAGCGCTTCACCATGGACGCCGGCCTCTCCAAGGCGGTGCGCGAGGTGTTCGTGCGCCTGTACCAGGAGAAGCTGATCTACCGCGACAACCGCCTGATCAACTGGTGCCCGCGCTGCCATACCGCGCTCTCCGACATCGAGGTCGAGCACGAGGAGAAGGCGGGGCACCTGTGGCACCTGCGCTACCCGGTGGTCGGGACGAATGACTTCTTGGTGGTTGCCACCACCCGCCCGGAAACCATGCTGGGCGACACCGCGGTGGCGGTACACCCCGAGGACGAGCGCTACGCCCACCTGATCGGGAAGATGGTGATGCTCCCCCTGGTCAACCGCGAGATCCCGATCATCGCCGACGACTATGTCGACCGCGAGTTCGGCACCGGCGTGGTGAAGATCACCCCGGCCCACGATTTCAACGACTTCGAGATGGGGGTCAGGCACAACCTGGACCGCATCAACGTCTTCGACGAGTCGGGCGTCGTGAACGCAGCCGGCAAGCAGTACGAGGGGATGGAGCGCTTCGCCGCCAGGAAGCAGGTGGTGGCCGATCTCGAAGCTGCCGGGCTTTTGGAGAAGATCCAGGACCACGCGCTTTCCGTCGGCGGCTGCTACCGCTGCAAGACCGTGGTCGAGCCGTACATGTCGCTGCAGTGGTACGTGAAGGTTGCACCTTTGGCCGAGCGCGCTTTGGGCGCCGTCAAGGACGGGCGCACGAAGATCGTCCCGCAGCAGTGGGAGAACACCTACTACGACTGGATGGAGAACATCCGCGACTGGTGCATCTCGCGCCAGATCTGGTGGGGGCACCGCATTCCCGCCTGGTACTGCGACCACTGCGGCCACATCACGGTCGCCAAGGAGGATCCGACTTGCTGCGACGAGTGCGGCTCCGACGAGATCCGCCAGGAAACCGACGTGCTCGACACCTGGTTCTCCTCGGCGCTTTGGCCCTTCTCCACCATGGGGTGGCCGGAGAAGACACCAGAGCTCGCCTCCTTCTACCCGACCTCGTGCCTCATCACCGGCTTCGACATCCTCTTCTTCTGGGTGGCGCGCATGATGATGATGGGGCTCCACTTCATGGACGAGGTCCCCTTCACCGACGTCTACATCCATGCCCTGGTGCGCGACGCGCAGGGGCAGAAGATGTCCAAGTCCAAGGGGAACGTGATCGATCCGCTGACCGTGATCGACGCCTACGGCACCGACGCCTTCCGCTTCACCCTGGCCGCCTTCGCAGCACAGGGTCGTGACATCAAGCTCGCCGAGGAGAGGATCGCCGGCTACCGCAACTTCGCCAACAAGATCTGGAACGCCTCCCGCTTCGCCATGATGAACCTGGAGGGTTTCGACCCGAACAGGGTGGACCCGGCTTCCCTCAAGCTTTCCAACGCCGACCGCTGGATACTGTACCGGCTGAACCAGACCGCCGTCTCGGTCGACGCCGCGCTCGGATCCTTCCGCTTCAACGAGGCGGCGAACGATTTGTACCGCTTCACCTGGAGCGAGTTCTGCGACTGGTACATCGAGCTTGCCAAGGACGACCTCTACAAGGGGGACGCCGACAGGCAGGCTTCGGCGAAGTATGTGCTCTGGCTGGTGCTGGAGAACCTGCTGCGCCTTCTGCATCCGTTCATGCCGTTCATCACCGAGGAGATCTGGCAGGCGCTTCCGAAAAAGGATGGCGCCGCCGAGTCGATCATGATCTCCAGCTTCCCGACCCCTTGCGCTGAGTGGGAAGGTTACGCCGCTGCCGCCACCGAGATGGATCTGGTCATGGAAGTGATCAAGGGGATCAGGAACATCCGCGGCGAGATGGAAGTGGCCCCGAGCAAGCAGATCGCCGCCATCCTCGACTGCAAGTCCGAGGCAAGCCTTGCCCTCTTGAAGCGCAACGAGGCCTACGTTATGAGCCTTGCGCGCCTCTCCGACCTGGGCATCGGCCAGGGGATCGAGCGTCCCGCAGAAGCTTCGCTGCAGGTCGCGGGCGACGTCGAGATCATCGTGCCGCTCAGGGGGCTGGTGAACGTCGAGGAAGAGGAGAAGCGTCTAGGCAAAGAGATCGCCAAGATCGAGAAGGACATCGAGTTCCTCTCCAAGAAGCTTGAGAACCCGAGCTTCGTCGAGCGCGCCCCGGCTGACGTGGTCGAGAAGGAGCGCGAGAAGATAGGCGAGTTTGCCAACAAGAAGAAGCTCTTGGAAGAGAGCCTGGAGAAGATCCAGAGGCTCAGGTAGAAGCAGGGGCTAGGGGCTGGGGACTGGGGGCTAGGGAAAAACAAGTTTTTCTCCAGCCCCTGGCCCCTAGCCCCTAGCCCCGCTTTTAATTTTCATTTATACTGCTCTGCAGCCCGCTCATGAGGGGCGTACGAGGTTCGCATTGAGCATCCCCTACATCATCTATTCCTGCTTCGCCTTCATCCTGGGGGGCGTGGTCGGCTCCTTCCTCAACGTCTGCATCTGCCGCATGCCCCAAGGGGAATCGGTGGTCTCCCCCCCTTCGCACTGCCCCAAGTGCGATTACCGCATCCGCTGGTACGATAACATCCCGGTGCTGAGCTATCTCCTCTTGAAGGGGAAATGCCGCGGCTGCGGCGCTCCCATCTCGGCGCAGTACCCGCTGGTGGAGCTTTTGAACGCTTTCCTCACCCTGGCGCTTTTCATCAGGCTTTTCCCTGTGCGGCTCATCGAAGAGGCACCGATGCAGATCGTGCTGAGACAGGGATCGATCTTTGGCGTCCTGTTCGTATTCTGCAGCGCGCTCGTCGTGGTCACCTTCATAGACCTGGAACACCAGATCATTCCCGACGCCATCACGCTCCCAGGCATCGTCGCCGGTTTTGCAGCGTCTTTTTTCATTCCGCAACTGGGGTGGCTCAACTCGCTGATCGGCATATTGGCAGGCGGCGGGAGCCTCTTTCTTGTCGCCTATATCTACCAGGCCATCGCCAAGAAGGACGGCATGGGAGGAGGAGACATCAAACTTCTCGCCATGATGGGCGCTTTCCTCGGCTGGAAGGCAATCCTCTTCATCATCTTCACGGCCTCCCTGATCGGCTCCGTGATAGGGGTGAGCGTGATGCTGGCCCGTAAGGAGAATTCCAGCCTCGCCATCCCATTCGGCCCCTTCCTGGCAAGCGGCGCCGTGCTCTACATCTTCTACGGCAACAGAATCATTCACTGGTACCTGAGCATGGGAAGCTAAAGCGTCCCGTATGAAACCTACCCGGTTCAGCCTCACCTTCTATACCCTCTCCGCCCTGAGCATCATGCTGGTGCTCACCTGGGTGCTTCTTTCCGTAATCTCCTTCAACACCGCCGAAAAAGACCTGCTGAACCAAAAGGGGGAAGAAGGAAAGCTGTTGCTTTCCAGCATCGTCCTTCTGCTGCCGCGTCCTTTGGCCCCGCCCGAACCAGGTTCGGCCGCGGCCAAGTACCTGGAGCACCTTAGGAAGGACCGTGCCTTCGTGGGGCTGCTGGTGATCGATTCCGCGGGGCGAGACCTCTACACCCTCTCCGATCCGGGCGGGGCCAATGCCGCTTTGCTCGGCGTATTGCGCCGTGGGCGCGGGACCTTCCAGGTGTCGCCGGACGGCCGGCTTGCGTGGTGCTACCTTCCGGTCATGGAGCAGGGGAGGGCGATCGGGGCGGCTCGGCTCACCCTGTCGCTGCTTCCCGAGCGGGAAAAGCTCAGAGGTTCCCGGAACCTTTTTCTTTCCTACTTCATCCTCGATTTCCTGCTGCTCCTGGTGGTCGGCTCATATCTTCTTTCCTCAAGCGTAGTTGTGCCGATAAGAAGACTGTTGGCGGCGACCCGCAGAATCGCGGCGGGGGATTTGAGCGGCACCGTGGACATCCCCGGAAGCCAGGAAGTGGCGGAACTGGGCGACGCCTTCAATACGATGGTGGTGGCGCTCAGGGAGAAGAGGGAGGAGGTCGAGGCAAATGTAGCCTCCTTGAACCGCGCCAACCGGGAGATCATCGAGGCGCGCAACGAGGCGATACGTTCCGAGAAGATGGCGTCCGTTGGGCTTTTGGCGGCCGGGATGGCACACGAAATCGGGACTCCGCTTGCGGCCATCATGGGGTACAGCGGGATTCTCTCCGAGGAGGTTGCCGGCGACCCGGAGAAGTCAGATTACCTGCGCAGGATCACCGAAGAGTCGAAGCGGATCGACAGGATCGTCAGGGGGCTTTTGGACTATGCCCGGCCCAAGGGTAGCCAGCGTGAGGAAATAGAAGTGCTGCAGCTGTTGGAGAAGGTGGTGGAGCTTCTGGAGGCACAGGGGGCGTTGAAGCTCTTGGAGGTCACGGTCGAGGCGGAGCCGTCCCTGCCGCGGCTGTATGCCGACCCGCACCAGTTGGAGCAGCTGCTCATCAACCTCATCATGAATGCCAAGGATGCCATGCCCAAGGGGGGCAAGCTGCAGCTCAAGGGGATGAGCGTGGGAGGGGGCGTCGCCATCGAGGTTGCCGACACCGGTGAAGGTATGCCGCCCGAGCACCTGCCGCTGGTATTCGACCCCTTCTTCACCACCAAGGAGCCCGGTAAGGGAACCGGTCTGGGGCTAGCCATCGCGGCCAGGATAGCCGAGTCGTGCGGCGGGACACTCACCGTGCAAAGCGAGTTGGGAGAGGGGAGCCGGTTCAGGCTGAC
Proteins encoded in this region:
- a CDS encoding sensor histidine kinase is translated as MKPTRFSLTFYTLSALSIMLVLTWVLLSVISFNTAEKDLLNQKGEEGKLLLSSIVLLLPRPLAPPEPGSAAAKYLEHLRKDRAFVGLLVIDSAGRDLYTLSDPGGANAALLGVLRRGRGTFQVSPDGRLAWCYLPVMEQGRAIGAARLTLSLLPEREKLRGSRNLFLSYFILDFLLLLVVGSYLLSSSVVVPIRRLLAATRRIAAGDLSGTVDIPGSQEVAELGDAFNTMVVALREKREEVEANVASLNRANREIIEARNEAIRSEKMASVGLLAAGMAHEIGTPLAAIMGYSGILSEEVAGDPEKSDYLRRITEESKRIDRIVRGLLDYARPKGSQREEIEVLQLLEKVVELLEAQGALKLLEVTVEAEPSLPRLYADPHQLEQLLINLIMNAKDAMPKGGKLQLKGMSVGGGVAIEVADTGEGMPPEHLPLVFDPFFTTKEPGKGTGLGLAIAARIAESCGGTLTVQSELGEGSRFRLTLPAGGSG
- a CDS encoding valine--tRNA ligase codes for the protein MANKELEKVYEPKSVEERWYQQWEQKGYFHANVPSDKPGYSIVIPPPNITGVLHMGHALNNTLQDILCRWKRMAGYNVLWMPGTDHAGIATQNVVERQLAAEGKDRFELGREAFIERVWQWKGESGGQIIGQLKRLGASCDWERERFTMDAGLSKAVREVFVRLYQEKLIYRDNRLINWCPRCHTALSDIEVEHEEKAGHLWHLRYPVVGTNDFLVVATTRPETMLGDTAVAVHPEDERYAHLIGKMVMLPLVNREIPIIADDYVDREFGTGVVKITPAHDFNDFEMGVRHNLDRINVFDESGVVNAAGKQYEGMERFAARKQVVADLEAAGLLEKIQDHALSVGGCYRCKTVVEPYMSLQWYVKVAPLAERALGAVKDGRTKIVPQQWENTYYDWMENIRDWCISRQIWWGHRIPAWYCDHCGHITVAKEDPTCCDECGSDEIRQETDVLDTWFSSALWPFSTMGWPEKTPELASFYPTSCLITGFDILFFWVARMMMMGLHFMDEVPFTDVYIHALVRDAQGQKMSKSKGNVIDPLTVIDAYGTDAFRFTLAAFAAQGRDIKLAEERIAGYRNFANKIWNASRFAMMNLEGFDPNRVDPASLKLSNADRWILYRLNQTAVSVDAALGSFRFNEAANDLYRFTWSEFCDWYIELAKDDLYKGDADRQASAKYVLWLVLENLLRLLHPFMPFITEEIWQALPKKDGAAESIMISSFPTPCAEWEGYAAAATEMDLVMEVIKGIRNIRGEMEVAPSKQIAAILDCKSEASLALLKRNEAYVMSLARLSDLGIGQGIERPAEASLQVAGDVEIIVPLRGLVNVEEEEKRLGKEIAKIEKDIEFLSKKLENPSFVERAPADVVEKEREKIGEFANKKKLLEESLEKIQRLR
- a CDS encoding prepilin peptidase; this translates as MSIPYIIYSCFAFILGGVVGSFLNVCICRMPQGESVVSPPSHCPKCDYRIRWYDNIPVLSYLLLKGKCRGCGAPISAQYPLVELLNAFLTLALFIRLFPVRLIEEAPMQIVLRQGSIFGVLFVFCSALVVVTFIDLEHQIIPDAITLPGIVAGFAASFFIPQLGWLNSLIGILAGGGSLFLVAYIYQAIAKKDGMGGGDIKLLAMMGAFLGWKAILFIIFTASLIGSVIGVSVMLARKENSSLAIPFGPFLASGAVLYIFYGNRIIHWYLSMGS